CAAACAAGGTTTGCATTGCGCACCAGGCGCATACTGCCTGGAAGTTGCGAGGGATTAAGGAGGCTCAATGGGGTACGAGAAGCCGCTTAAATATCTCTGGGCGGAGTTCCGCGACCTGCTCGAACTCACGATGGAGGTAACACGACCTTCTTCCACACAGGAAACGAGTGCCAAAGTTACTGTGACAGTGACTAATAGGGCCGTACCAGACATCGATTCGCCGCGAATCGAATTCGAGGACGTGACAGTCACATTTTCTTCTGGCAATCAAGAAGAATCCTTTCGCGTAGACCATAACCGACTTGCACCCGGAGAATCAGCGCGCATGCAGTACGAAGTAAAGTATTTGAACCTAGCCCTGTGCAAAGCCACCGTTCAAGGTCGAGTTGCTCTTGAGACCTTCGCGCAAGTCCATTCTCAGTCAAAACCTATGTCAGGAAGATTGAATCCGTCTTCTTATTTTGCTGCCATCCGAGAACTCGATCTCCCTGGTTGGCTTGCTCGTCTGCGAGGCGTGCCTCAACCAACCACCGCGACTACCCTTGGCCAATTGGAGTCTTTGAGGCAAGCCTTACGGGCCGAATTAGCTAATATCCGTGCGACTGCCGAGCGGCTCCAAGGCGTCGTCAGTCTTAGTCTTTTGGAGGTGCGGGGCCCCGCGCGGGAAGCTGTCTTAAATCATCATGAACGCGTTACTGTCTTCTTTCGAGAGTTGGGAGCTTCGATCAGCCGATTCATGGAGAAACTTGGGGTGGCGGGAAGACCAGCGACTTGGGATCTCAAACAATTCGAAGCGACGGTTCTGGCTATAGACGACGCGGCGGCCAAATTGAACCTCACATGAGCACCCCAAACAGACAAAACCATCTCGCATGATTACGTCGAACCGCCACCAAGGCAGGCCATGTCTGTGAGGGCGTGAAGGCCTAGGCCGCCACCAAGATCCGTGTTCGCGCTAGAGAGCGACTCCCCCCCCGTCTCCACCTGGAACACAGGGGCCTTCCGGAAAGCGCCGGGGCCCCTTCCTGTATCAGCTCGATACTCGAATTAACCTTCGTAGTCGCCACCAACATCAGCAGTCGGAAAGAGGTGGCTCCATTTCTCTGAACAGTCCGGAGCAGGTGGCCTTCGCGCTGCGGGAACCATTGGCATAGCCCTTGACGCCTAGCGTGAAGCGCTATAGAGTTTGGTTGTGATCAAGTCCTTCAAGGATCAGGACACGGAGAGGATCTACCGGCGTCTCTATTCGAGGGGGTTCCCACCCGACATCCAACGGACAGCCTTACGGAAACTCCGCATGTTGAACAATGCGCGCTCGCTACAGGATCTTCGGTCGCCTCCGGGCAATCGCTTGGAGAAGCTATTCGCGAATCGCAGGGGACAGCATTCAATTCGTGTTAACGACCAATGGCGGATTTGCTTCGTCTGGCGCGAAAGCGCCGCATTTGAGGTCGAAATCACAGATTATCACTAGGAGTCCCGAGCAATGGTAGAAGGAAAAATGGCTCCCCTTCACCCGGGAGAGGTCCTCCAGGAGGAGTTCTTAAAGCCCTTGGGTCTCAGCCAGCATCGACTGGCGCTGGACATCAGGGTTGACCCGCGACGGATTAATGAAATCGTCTTGGGGAAGCGGGGGGTGACCGCCGATACAGCGCTGCGCCTGGCCCGCTATTTCAACACGTCTCCAGAGTTTTGGCTTGGGCTCCAAGCTCAGCATGACCTCGATGCTGAAGCGGACAAGCTAGGCGCCCGATTAGAACAAGAAGTGAAGGTCTTCGCCAAAGCCCGTTGATTCGTCTTGCGAAGCGGGGACAAGCGGATTTTGGAGGAGTTTGGCGCGTCAACCGGAGCGAAAAGCGCCCCCAATCCACTTCAGTCGCATACACGCTTCACGCCGCTACCAGCACCCGTGCTCGCGGCAGAGTTCGGAGCCCCCTCTCTCCGCCAAGAATTTAGGGGCAGTGCGGAAGTCTCCGACAAGAGGATTTCTAGCGTTTGGACTTTTTGGCCTGAGCCTTCGTTTTGGGGTTAGTTCGGAAAAAGCGGGCGGCGTTTTCGGCTAGAATTTTTGACTTGCTCGCCTCAGAGATATCCTTTCGCTCGGCCATCTCGGCAACAGCGCCGGGGAATATGCCATCTGGGTGGGGATAGTCAGAAGCGAAAAGGATATTTGTATCACCAATGACCTGAACGATTCCAGGAATCATGACTTCGTCTGGGTCAGCGGAAATACAACACTGCCGTTTGAAGTACTCGGAGGGCAGGTGTGGCAGCTTCACGCTTGTATGTCCCCAATTCTTCACATGGTTGTCTAAGCGTTCAAGCCACGAAGCGATCCAGCCACAGCCAGATTCCATAAACGCGACCCTAAGCTTTGGATGCCGCTCGAGAACGCCGCCACAGAGCATCTCCAGGCATGCCATCTGTTGTTCGTGAGCATGCGAGACTACGTGACGAAAAAGATAGTTTTCATATCGGTCCAAGCCGGCTGCCGGCGCAAGGGGCCCATTTCGGTACTGCAGTACTTACAGAGGGGAATAGATACAGGACCTCAAGGGGGCTTTCTTAGGGGAAGAGTTGCGATAGTGACGGAAAAGGGCGCTGACGACAGGCGGAGGGCCTCTGACATGCTCGCTCCATCTGGAGCGAGAGCGCCGACGGGGCGGCCTGGATGCTGAAGGCCGAAGGTCTACGGATGCGCCTCCCCCGGTCGGGTGACGACGCCATCGCGGGTTACGAGCGCCAGCGTTGACATGGCCGCGTAGGCAAGCGACACTTGCCGTGGCAATCCATAATTCGAATCGAGAGCACCTCCGGCGACGTACCCTGACCATAGAGCGAGGCGAACTGCATGACACCGTCCGATAATCCGGCGCCCGGCTTTGACCGCGACGGCGTCCGCCGGAGGTACGCCCAAGAGCGAGCCAAGCGAATGACCCCCTCGCGCGGCGTCATCCACGACCTCAGGCGCGAGGAGGCGTTCGCGGGGTACCTGAAGGACCCATTCACGCCATTCATCGAGCGCAAGCCCGTGAGAGACGAGGTTGACGTCGCCATCGTCGGCGCGGGCCTGGCTGCCGTGGTCGTCGGAGCCAAGCTGCGGCAGGCCGGCGTTCGCCGCATCCGCCTCATTGACAAGGCGGGAGGCATCGGCGGCACCTGGTACTGGAACCGCTATCCCGGGGTGATGTGCGATGTCGAGTCGTATATCTACATGCCGATGCTCGAGGAGATGAACTACATCCCGACGACGAAATATGCGCCCGGGGATGAGATCCGCCGCCACCTTGAGTCCATCGCGATCAAGTACGGCCTAGTCAAAGACACCCTCTTCCACACCGGCGTCGAGGAGAGCAGATGGGTTGAGGCCGGACAGCGGTGGATCGTGCGCACGGACAGGGGCGACGAGGTGCGAGCGCGCCGACTGATCATGGCCACCGGCATCCTGAACCTCATGAAGCTGCCTGCGATCCCGGGCATGGAGCACTTCCAAGGCCGGGCCTTCCACACCGCCCGCTGGGACTACGAGTACACGGGCGGCGGGCCCAACGATCCTCACCTCGCCAAACTGACAGATAAGGTTGTGGGCGTCATCGGGGCCGGGGCCAGCGCCATCCAGGCCGTGCCGCCGCTCGGAGAGTCCGCGAAGCATGTGTATGTCTTCCAGCGCACCCCCTCGGCAATCAGCGA
The Chloroflexota bacterium DNA segment above includes these coding regions:
- a CDS encoding type II toxin-antitoxin system RelE/ParE family toxin, with protein sequence MIKSFKDQDTERIYRRLYSRGFPPDIQRTALRKLRMLNNARSLQDLRSPPGNRLEKLFANRRGQHSIRVNDQWRICFVWRESAAFEVEITDYH
- a CDS encoding HigA family addiction module antidote protein, with the translated sequence MVEGKMAPLHPGEVLQEEFLKPLGLSQHRLALDIRVDPRRINEIVLGKRGVTADTALRLARYFNTSPEFWLGLQAQHDLDAEADKLGARLEQEVKVFAKAR